In Methanosarcina barkeri MS, a single window of DNA contains:
- a CDS encoding glycoside hydrolase family 15 protein, whose product MIKQPNVILGNDDLLVTMGKKGEIIGFFYPRRDHAQHVEESVACIHTGERLLWTNDNEWHGIQNYIEDTNIVSTKLYHDSGIRISILDLVHPDVPVLIRRFKVQSQKKLSGKFFYYSNFNVGETSKKNSGFCDTDIHLLVQYWQNYHIGIYSQPEFNEWQIGKAMDTIWWTNSKYDMEDGKLQGNKEDIGNINNAAGWDLELEADGANEFVILIGAASSRRILYKRMQELSKLPLEYIFEKTREHWVMWLSRKQVIKIPGLEEYENLRQDLFNAYNRALLMLYLLNDREYGSFVAAPEFDSNFEKCGGYGFCWNRDAAEIVLALKHSGYPGYCDMFFKWCIQTQLSDGSWFQRYWLNGDIAPSWGNFDYSTQIDETGSTLYAMDVYYGILEGLKKAEFLEEVWVSVLRAAEYLMKRTKSGIHERCMDLWETYYGIFTYTNASIYAGLMGASHLAEENGEAGMARRWKKRAEFVKQATIDRFWLQEGYFAKGVINEKLDKTIDASILGTYVPFGMLSAKDPLEKDMIQFMIENIQKKLSVPINLGYGIKRYENDSYINGNPWVVTTLWLSEAMFTFALELSYEKESSAPTHENSYEKEEKPEEKVKRLTSEGIGYLKWALAGATSTGLLPEQVDKSTGSPAWAIPLGWSGSLILNNILLLDKICRRKAGNRQES is encoded by the coding sequence GTGATAAAGCAACCCAATGTTATTCTCGGAAATGACGATCTGCTTGTAACAATGGGAAAAAAAGGGGAGATCATAGGTTTTTTTTACCCCCGTCGAGACCATGCTCAGCATGTCGAAGAATCCGTCGCCTGTATCCATACAGGAGAAAGGCTTCTCTGGACCAATGATAACGAATGGCACGGCATCCAGAATTATATAGAGGACACAAATATTGTGTCAACAAAACTTTATCATGATTCGGGAATCCGTATTTCCATTCTTGACCTTGTGCACCCTGATGTGCCTGTCCTTATCCGCAGGTTTAAGGTCCAGTCCCAGAAAAAGCTTTCAGGAAAATTCTTTTATTACTCGAATTTTAACGTAGGGGAAACCTCCAAGAAAAACTCCGGGTTTTGCGATACCGATATTCATTTGCTCGTACAGTACTGGCAAAACTATCATATAGGGATATATTCCCAGCCAGAGTTTAATGAGTGGCAAATCGGAAAGGCAATGGATACTATATGGTGGACGAATTCCAAATATGATATGGAAGACGGAAAACTTCAGGGGAATAAAGAAGACATAGGAAACATTAATAACGCGGCTGGCTGGGATCTTGAACTGGAGGCTGACGGAGCAAACGAGTTTGTGATCCTTATAGGCGCTGCTTCTTCCCGACGCATCCTGTATAAGAGAATGCAGGAGCTCTCAAAACTGCCTCTTGAATACATTTTTGAAAAGACGCGGGAACACTGGGTTATGTGGCTTTCCAGAAAGCAGGTAATCAAAATTCCAGGGCTCGAAGAATACGAGAACCTGCGTCAAGATCTGTTCAATGCCTATAACCGAGCTCTTTTGATGCTTTACCTCCTTAATGACCGCGAATATGGGTCTTTTGTAGCTGCTCCGGAGTTTGACTCAAACTTTGAGAAATGCGGAGGATATGGATTCTGCTGGAACAGAGATGCTGCAGAAATCGTGCTCGCACTAAAGCACTCAGGCTATCCAGGTTACTGTGACATGTTTTTCAAATGGTGCATCCAGACTCAGCTCTCCGATGGTTCCTGGTTTCAACGCTACTGGCTAAATGGGGATATAGCTCCCTCCTGGGGCAACTTTGACTACTCAACTCAGATTGACGAAACCGGGTCCACACTCTATGCTATGGATGTTTATTACGGAATTCTCGAAGGCCTGAAAAAAGCTGAGTTTCTTGAAGAGGTATGGGTCTCGGTACTCAGGGCTGCCGAATACCTGATGAAGCGGACCAAGTCAGGAATTCACGAAAGATGCATGGATCTCTGGGAGACTTACTACGGAATTTTTACATATACAAATGCTTCAATTTATGCCGGGCTCATGGGTGCTTCCCATCTGGCTGAAGAAAATGGAGAAGCTGGCATGGCAAGGCGCTGGAAAAAGAGAGCAGAATTCGTCAAACAGGCCACAATTGACCGTTTCTGGCTTCAGGAAGGCTACTTTGCAAAAGGAGTAATTAACGAGAAACTGGACAAAACGATTGATGCAAGTATTCTAGGCACCTATGTCCCTTTTGGAATGCTCTCTGCAAAAGACCCCCTGGAAAAGGATATGATTCAGTTCATGATAGAGAACATTCAAAAGAAACTCTCAGTACCTATAAATCTCGGTTACGGCATCAAAAGGTATGAAAATGACAGTTACATAAATGGAAACCCATGGGTAGTAACTACACTCTGGCTTTCGGAAGCAATGTTTACCTTTGCCCTTGAACTCTCCTATGAAAAAGAAAGCTCTGCTCCCACGCATGAGAATTCATATGAAAAAGAAGAAAAACCTGAAGAAAAAGTGAAAAGACTGACCAGTGAAGGAATTGGCTACCTCAAATGGGCTCTTGCCGGAGCAACCAGTACAGGCCTTCTCCCGGAGCAGGTGGATAAGTCTACAGGCAGCCCTGCCTGGGCAATCCCTCTTGGATGGAGTGGATCTCTGATACTTAATAATATTCTGCTTCTGGACAAAATCTGCAGGAGAAAAGCCGGAAATCGACAAGAAAGTTAA
- a CDS encoding V4R domain-containing protein, with amino-acid sequence MVRDLFMFAGFNENSQIVWFKIIYSKEPGSLSLISDFLEKENAFIMFGHLDNITQKTGEYSVFTELDKDVDPESFAQKIKELEVVNEVEYGISEYGMVYSVDFPLNVIGVRGVMARALTIVDIIKTLNQSAPHAEGLLTLSGLKGGTHAAKYFKSILDLNDSNFASMLAELFKGVGWGILEIECDPKTYEGKIIVKDSFIADVYGGSEQPVCAYMSGYFAGYLTEYFGKNISVREVSCKATGKEVCEHIISPAPSGGTSQEYQMRGVTR; translated from the coding sequence ATGGTAAGAGACTTATTCATGTTTGCAGGTTTCAATGAGAACTCGCAGATTGTATGGTTTAAGATAATCTACTCGAAAGAACCCGGATCTCTGTCTTTAATAAGTGACTTTCTCGAAAAAGAGAACGCCTTCATTATGTTTGGTCATCTAGATAATATTACACAGAAAACCGGAGAATATTCAGTATTTACCGAACTTGACAAAGATGTTGATCCAGAAAGTTTCGCCCAAAAAATAAAGGAACTTGAAGTTGTAAATGAAGTTGAATATGGGATTTCAGAATACGGGATGGTTTATTCCGTGGACTTCCCTCTAAATGTTATAGGAGTCAGGGGAGTTATGGCAAGGGCACTTACCATTGTTGATATCATTAAAACTCTCAACCAGAGTGCGCCGCATGCAGAAGGGCTTCTCACTCTTTCAGGACTTAAGGGTGGGACTCACGCAGCAAAGTATTTCAAGAGTATTCTGGACCTTAATGACAGTAATTTTGCAAGCATGCTTGCAGAACTCTTCAAAGGCGTGGGCTGGGGAATTCTGGAAATCGAATGTGATCCCAAAACTTATGAAGGAAAAATCATTGTGAAAGACTCATTTATAGCTGATGTTTACGGAGGGTCGGAACAGCCAGTTTGTGCCTATATGAGCGGTTATTTTGCAGGTTACCTGACCGAATATTTCGGGAAAAACATAAGTGTGAGAGAGGTAAGCTGTAAAGCTACAGGAAAGGAAGTCTGCGAACACATAATCTCGCCGGCGCCGTCGGGCGGTACAAGCCAGGAATACCAGATGAGAGGGGTGACGCGGTGA